The genomic stretch AAAATTAGTGGTATTAGAATATACTTAAAAGAAGTTTCTGCAAAAAAAACAATATACACAGGCAGGTATGAAGGAACAATGTCAGAACTTATTAATCAATTAGGTGGTTTAGGATTGGTGATAAAAGGAATAAGAGGCAATACTATTTATTTAAGTCAAGGAGGATAAGTGTCTTGGCCCAATTTAATTACCTTTTTAAGAATGTTTTTAGTGCCTATTTTGATTATTGCTTTTTTTCAAAAATATATTTGTTTAGCTACTATTGTATTTTTAATAGCTGCCATTACTGATGCTATTGATGGTTTTCTTGCCCGTCGCATTAAACAAACCACCACTTTAGGTGCTTGTCTTGATCCTATTGCAGATAAAATTTTACTTTCTTCTTCTTTTGTTCTACTTGCTTGGTATAAGTATTTACCTTCTTGGCTAGCTGTAGTTGTAATTTCACG from Candidatus Desulfofervidus auxilii encodes the following:
- the pgsA gene encoding CDP-diacylglycerol--glycerol-3-phosphate 3-phosphatidyltransferase, translated to MSWPNLITFLRMFLVPILIIAFFQKYICLATIVFLIAAITDAIDGFLARRIKQTTTLGACLDPIADKILLSSSFVLLAWYKYLPSWLAVVVISRDIFILLGGLLLFLFNIPFEVRPSILGKFTTFIQIITILAVLIHIQKLLPLPPLSFFYFLTLIFTISSGLQYAYIGYKKIS